The following proteins come from a genomic window of Polyangiaceae bacterium:
- a CDS encoding penicillin-insensitive murein endopeptidase: MRAALLALAFATAGCVGTPTPLDPSVAGSVGVPHDGVLTNGVELPVRGSGFRRYRPHGSHYFGNPRLVDAVQRVAAEVERERPGGAPLLVGDLSAQTGGKIPGHHSHRTGRDVDLLYYVTTPTGAPVRSPGFVGFDTDGLARVEYEGDVSYLRLDVEREWLLVKKLMTAKEVGVQWMFMSRGIEALLIDYARARGEDDALVWHAETVMLQPGDSTPHADHMHLRIACTPDEMAAGCEGGGPYWQWLPLTPFPGWLPSAVLDSIAADDPFELGRLAHSDA; encoded by the coding sequence ATGAGGGCGGCGCTCTTGGCCCTAGCCTTCGCGACGGCGGGCTGCGTGGGGACGCCCACACCCCTCGACCCGAGCGTGGCAGGCTCGGTGGGCGTGCCCCACGACGGCGTGCTCACCAACGGTGTGGAGCTGCCCGTCCGCGGTTCGGGCTTCCGTCGCTATCGCCCGCACGGGTCTCACTACTTCGGCAACCCTCGGCTGGTGGACGCCGTGCAGCGTGTCGCCGCGGAGGTGGAGCGCGAGCGCCCGGGCGGCGCGCCGCTCTTAGTCGGTGATCTCTCGGCCCAAACGGGCGGGAAGATCCCCGGACACCACTCCCATCGTACCGGTCGCGACGTGGACCTCCTGTACTACGTCACCACGCCCACCGGCGCTCCGGTGCGGAGCCCGGGGTTCGTTGGCTTCGACACAGACGGCCTCGCCCGCGTGGAGTACGAAGGAGACGTCAGTTACCTGAGGCTCGACGTCGAGCGCGAGTGGCTGTTGGTGAAGAAGCTGATGACCGCGAAGGAAGTCGGCGTGCAGTGGATGTTCATGAGCCGCGGCATCGAGGCGCTGCTCATCGACTACGCCCGCGCCCGCGGCGAAGACGACGCCCTGGTGTGGCACGCCGAGACGGTCATGCTGCAGCCGGGCGACAGCACGCCCCACGCTGACCACATGCACCTGCGCATCGCCTGCACGCCGGACGAGATGGCCGCGGGTTGCGAGGGCGGCGGTCCGTACTGGCAGTGGCTGCCCCTCACGCCGTTCCCCGGTTGGCTGCCCAGCGCCGTGCTCGATTCCATCGCGGCCGACGACCCTTTCGAGCTCGGGCGGCTGGCGCACAGCGATGCCTGA
- a CDS encoding 1-acyl-sn-glycerol-3-phosphate acyltransferase: MSKRELTKPYEPNPALRALYTRFFDRIQVDDAWVREVRRLAAEGSVVYVLRNLNFIDFFALDHLTKRYGLPQIRFANDLGLWILNPMGKGWLNAVLPPKGITSSDELRDALSRGGSAALFLKRPPGVLDVAQGATGGRGLREGDDLLRTLIRLQDESERPILLVPQVFVWTKEPDTRGTRPLDFVLGPREWPSPVRTVGQFLYNYRHVALKLGEPLSLAEFKAHEGELQDDVAVRRITYVMLRRLERERRSVTGPAEKAPDRVRLEIVRSPRMRTVIRDLAGERPSDRYVLTGKALGMLKKLQATPDMSTIKGLEAIFHRVFHRIYAGIEYDKTDIERVRDAAKEGTLVLLPSHKSHIDYLILSYVFNEENLQLPLIAAGDNLDFFPLGPVFRRGGAFFIRRSFKGDRLYATVVDAYIRRLIRDGYPIELFLEGGRSRTGKLLAPKYGLLNMIVDAALGVVSRTTYFVPVSIGYERVVESGSYARELSGAEKKREDATDLLKTPEVLRHRYGRINLQFGHILTFKEIAAELDVDVGAKLTPAKRRAIVTRLGNRVMDEINRVTAVTPGALAALALLSHGKRGITLAELVDRCGKLLCVLAEMDARISPTTATQTCSLRPEAVREAVQMYVDAGLVAAHTTAGGEPSEELDKKTKVQVDDETILTLVEDRRLVLDSSKNIILHFFVERALVALALLVPPGPPAPEKTVRERVQRLSRLFKYEFRFRADAPFDDIFDETLREMIEAGVLERGADATLHAGPGRDGWSGAEWLALYGAILPSFLEGYRVAARTLALLLKGPQTEKDLVKKCLSTGNRMFFAGEIARKEAVCKPVFENAVASFVDQGYLVRKDGKLALSESFRSQETVAAIEGRIAGYLGESG; encoded by the coding sequence ATGTCCAAGCGCGAGCTCACCAAGCCCTACGAACCGAACCCCGCGCTACGCGCGCTCTACACCCGGTTCTTCGATCGGATCCAAGTCGACGATGCGTGGGTACGCGAGGTGCGACGTCTCGCTGCTGAAGGCAGCGTCGTCTACGTCCTGCGCAACCTGAACTTCATCGACTTCTTTGCCCTCGATCACCTGACCAAGCGCTACGGCCTGCCGCAGATCCGCTTTGCCAACGATCTGGGCCTGTGGATCCTGAATCCGATGGGCAAGGGCTGGCTGAATGCCGTGCTCCCGCCCAAAGGCATCACGTCCTCCGACGAGCTACGCGACGCCCTCTCCCGCGGCGGCTCCGCGGCGCTGTTCCTCAAGCGCCCGCCGGGCGTCCTCGACGTCGCCCAAGGCGCAACCGGTGGGCGCGGCCTCCGCGAGGGCGACGACCTGCTGCGCACGCTGATTCGCCTGCAAGACGAGAGCGAGCGCCCGATCTTGCTCGTGCCGCAGGTGTTCGTGTGGACGAAAGAACCGGATACGCGCGGCACTCGTCCCCTCGATTTCGTGCTCGGCCCCCGAGAATGGCCGAGCCCGGTGCGCACCGTGGGGCAGTTTCTCTACAACTACCGGCACGTCGCGCTGAAGCTCGGGGAGCCGCTCAGCCTGGCGGAATTCAAGGCGCACGAAGGCGAGCTGCAGGACGACGTCGCCGTGCGGCGCATCACCTACGTGATGCTCCGGCGTCTCGAACGCGAGCGCCGCAGCGTGACCGGCCCCGCAGAAAAGGCGCCGGATCGCGTGCGGCTCGAGATCGTGCGCAGCCCCCGGATGCGCACGGTGATCCGCGACCTCGCCGGCGAGCGACCGTCGGATCGCTACGTGCTGACGGGCAAGGCCCTGGGCATGCTGAAGAAGCTCCAGGCCACGCCGGACATGTCCACCATCAAGGGCCTGGAGGCGATCTTCCACCGGGTCTTCCATCGCATCTACGCCGGCATCGAGTACGACAAGACGGACATCGAAAGGGTTCGAGACGCCGCCAAGGAAGGCACCCTCGTGCTCTTGCCCAGCCACAAGAGCCACATCGACTATCTGATCCTCTCGTACGTGTTCAACGAAGAGAATCTCCAGCTTCCGCTGATCGCCGCTGGCGACAACCTCGACTTCTTCCCCCTCGGCCCGGTGTTTCGGCGGGGAGGCGCGTTCTTCATTCGGCGCTCCTTCAAGGGCGACCGGCTGTACGCCACCGTGGTCGACGCCTACATCCGCCGGCTGATCCGCGATGGCTATCCCATCGAGCTGTTCCTGGAGGGCGGACGGAGCCGAACAGGGAAGCTCTTGGCGCCGAAGTACGGCCTCTTGAACATGATCGTCGACGCCGCCCTCGGCGTCGTGTCCCGCACCACGTACTTCGTTCCGGTCAGCATTGGCTACGAGCGCGTGGTGGAGTCCGGCAGCTACGCTCGCGAGCTCTCGGGCGCTGAAAAGAAGCGGGAAGACGCCACGGACTTGCTGAAGACACCCGAGGTTTTGCGACACCGCTACGGCCGCATCAACCTGCAGTTCGGGCACATCCTCACCTTCAAGGAGATCGCCGCCGAGCTCGACGTCGACGTCGGAGCCAAGCTCACTCCGGCCAAGCGCCGTGCCATCGTCACGCGCCTTGGCAACCGCGTGATGGACGAGATCAACCGGGTCACGGCAGTGACGCCCGGTGCCCTCGCGGCCCTGGCCCTACTCAGCCACGGCAAGCGCGGCATCACGCTTGCGGAGCTGGTCGATCGCTGCGGGAAGCTCTTGTGTGTGCTGGCCGAGATGGACGCGCGCATCTCGCCGACGACCGCGACGCAGACGTGCTCGCTGCGACCCGAAGCCGTCCGCGAAGCAGTGCAGATGTACGTGGACGCAGGCCTGGTCGCGGCCCACACCACGGCCGGGGGCGAGCCCAGCGAAGAGCTCGACAAGAAGACCAAGGTCCAAGTCGACGACGAGACGATCCTCACGTTGGTCGAGGACCGCCGCCTGGTGCTCGACTCTTCCAAGAACATCATCCTGCACTTCTTCGTCGAACGCGCCCTGGTCGCCCTCGCGCTCCTGGTGCCGCCCGGGCCGCCGGCGCCAGAAAAGACGGTTCGAGAGCGGGTGCAGCGCCTTTCGCGACTGTTCAAGTACGAGTTCCGCTTCCGCGCGGACGCCCCCTTCGACGATATCTTCGACGAAACACTGCGCGAGATGATTGAGGCAGGCGTCCTCGAGCGTGGCGCCGACGCCACGCTTCACGCGGGCCCCGGTCGCGACGGCTGGAGCGGCGCCGAATGGCTCGCCCTGTACGGCGCGATCTTGCCGAGCTTCCTGGAAGGCTATCGCGTCGCCGCGCGAACGCTCGCGTTGCTGCTCAAAGGCCCGCAGACGGAGAAAGACCTGGTCAAGAAGTGCCTGAGCACGGGCAACCGCATGTTCTTCGCCGGGGAGATCGCGCGCAAGGAGGCGGTGTGCAAGCCCGTGTTCGAGAACGCCGTCGCGTCCTTCGTCGATCAGGGCTACCTGGTGCGCAAGGACGGCAAGCTGGCACTGTCGGAGAGCTTCAGGAGCCAGGAGACCGTCGCCGCCATCGAAGGCCGCATCGCCGGTTACCTCGGGGAGAGTGGATGA
- a CDS encoding choice-of-anchor L domain-containing protein encodes MNLKHLMPLCAALGATALAVTPLACSGSSDSNAGLGTGGSTQDGGGGFGNVSGTGGTGGTGGLAGTGGTGGGDPCPGATLCNGVCTQTSFDPMNCGSCGNECASGEVCSAGQCGLNCSGGTTQCGNLCVNTDSDAQNCGSCGNACAAGEVCSAGQCGLSCVGGSTQCGTSCVDVTSDPANCGTCGTACATGEVCSAGQCGLNCSGGTTQCGSLCVNTDGDPLNCGACGNACAAGEVCSSGQCGLTCVGGSTKCGTACVNTQSDAANCGSCGNACAAGEVCSGGSCGLVCSGGTTKCGTACVNTQTDPQNCGTCGNACAAGQACSGGSCSLVCGGGSTKCGSTCVDTNTDPANCGSCGNACNSGEVCSAGTCTGICGGGLTKCGNSCVNTQTDPGNCGSCGNACAPGAFCSAGTCQQCNSATTDCDGDGWLVSEGDCCDKPGLCGNEPALVNPGAIEVLGNGIDDNCNGKPDLFDTEDTVACDTGLASSSSTGADYAKAMGICRTTQENPASKKDKTWGLIDAEILRADGTALGDARARSIRGAFGSVSPKTTEGSSVAVLSSGIASDATQTNPGPNGGAPGGSNVSNSHTPSSQVSISSCTSSKCIKDWFAAANPPLKAANALPVAPNCGSGTAGGPSTARDSVMLRFRLRAPTNARAFSFNSYFLSAEYPEFVCSSYNDQFVALVDTPNGTPSPIANPVDKNLMTFVDASQKKWPIGINIAKGTNLFAVCDPAVSQSGSSCYDSDVNAASCSLGISQLTGTGFEKSTGGTCVIGGGTHWLTTAGNVIPGDIVELRIVIWDVGDTAYDSTALLDGFKWLSNATLPGTG; translated from the coding sequence ATGAATCTCAAGCACTTGATGCCGCTGTGTGCGGCTCTTGGCGCGACCGCCTTGGCAGTCACGCCGCTCGCCTGCAGCGGCAGCAGCGACAGCAACGCCGGCCTGGGGACCGGTGGCAGCACGCAGGATGGGGGCGGGGGCTTCGGCAACGTGTCCGGAACCGGCGGCACCGGCGGCACCGGGGGGCTCGCTGGCACTGGGGGAACCGGCGGCGGGGATCCGTGCCCCGGCGCCACCTTGTGCAACGGCGTCTGCACGCAGACGAGCTTCGACCCGATGAACTGCGGCAGCTGCGGCAACGAGTGTGCGAGCGGTGAGGTGTGCTCGGCGGGCCAGTGCGGGCTCAACTGCTCGGGCGGCACCACCCAGTGCGGCAACCTGTGCGTGAACACCGACAGCGACGCTCAGAACTGCGGCAGCTGCGGCAATGCCTGCGCTGCGGGCGAGGTGTGCTCGGCGGGCCAGTGCGGACTCAGCTGTGTCGGCGGCTCAACGCAGTGCGGAACCTCCTGCGTGGACGTCACTTCGGATCCCGCCAACTGCGGAACCTGCGGCACCGCGTGTGCGACGGGCGAGGTGTGCTCGGCGGGTCAGTGCGGGCTCAACTGCTCGGGCGGCACCACCCAGTGCGGCAGCTTGTGCGTGAACACCGACGGCGATCCGCTGAACTGTGGCGCGTGTGGCAACGCCTGCGCCGCGGGCGAGGTGTGCTCCAGCGGTCAGTGCGGGCTCACCTGCGTGGGCGGCAGCACCAAGTGCGGCACTGCCTGCGTCAACACCCAGAGCGACGCGGCGAACTGCGGCAGCTGCGGAAACGCCTGTGCCGCAGGCGAGGTCTGCTCCGGCGGCAGCTGCGGGCTGGTTTGCTCCGGTGGGACGACCAAGTGCGGCACGGCGTGCGTCAATACCCAGACCGATCCGCAAAACTGCGGCACGTGCGGCAACGCGTGCGCTGCGGGTCAAGCGTGCTCCGGCGGCAGCTGCAGCCTGGTGTGCGGTGGCGGCAGCACGAAGTGTGGCTCCACCTGCGTGGACACCAACACGGATCCTGCGAACTGCGGCAGCTGCGGCAACGCCTGCAACAGCGGCGAGGTGTGCTCCGCCGGCACCTGCACCGGCATCTGCGGGGGCGGCCTGACCAAGTGCGGGAACTCCTGCGTGAACACCCAGACGGATCCCGGAAACTGCGGCAGCTGTGGCAACGCCTGCGCGCCGGGCGCGTTCTGCAGTGCCGGCACCTGTCAGCAGTGCAACAGCGCGACCACGGACTGCGACGGTGACGGCTGGCTCGTCAGTGAAGGCGATTGCTGCGACAAGCCCGGCCTGTGCGGCAACGAGCCGGCGCTGGTGAATCCCGGTGCCATCGAGGTGCTCGGCAACGGCATCGACGACAACTGCAACGGCAAGCCGGACTTGTTCGACACCGAGGACACCGTCGCTTGCGACACCGGTCTTGCGTCTTCCTCCAGCACCGGGGCGGACTACGCCAAGGCCATGGGCATTTGTCGGACCACTCAGGAGAATCCGGCATCCAAGAAGGACAAGACCTGGGGTCTCATCGACGCGGAAATCCTGCGGGCCGACGGTACGGCTCTGGGCGACGCGCGCGCGCGCTCGATCCGCGGTGCCTTCGGCAGCGTGTCGCCGAAGACGACGGAAGGCAGCTCCGTGGCGGTGCTGTCGAGCGGCATCGCTTCGGACGCGACCCAGACCAATCCCGGTCCCAACGGGGGTGCGCCCGGCGGCTCCAACGTCAGCAACTCGCACACGCCCTCGAGCCAGGTGAGCATTTCGAGCTGTACTTCGAGCAAGTGCATCAAGGATTGGTTCGCCGCGGCGAATCCCCCCCTGAAGGCCGCCAACGCGTTGCCGGTAGCGCCCAATTGCGGCTCCGGCACCGCCGGCGGGCCGTCAACCGCGCGAGACTCCGTCATGCTGCGCTTCCGGCTGCGGGCGCCCACCAACGCGCGCGCGTTCTCCTTCAACTCCTACTTCCTCAGCGCGGAGTATCCGGAGTTCGTGTGCTCGAGCTATAACGATCAGTTCGTGGCGCTGGTGGACACGCCGAACGGAACGCCCTCTCCCATCGCCAACCCGGTGGACAAGAACCTGATGACGTTCGTCGACGCCTCCCAGAAGAAGTGGCCCATCGGCATCAACATCGCGAAGGGCACCAACCTGTTCGCGGTGTGCGATCCGGCGGTGAGCCAGTCCGGCAGCAGCTGCTACGACTCTGACGTGAACGCCGCTTCCTGCTCGCTGGGCATCTCCCAGCTCACGGGGACGGGGTTCGAGAAGTCGACGGGTGGGACTTGCGTCATTGGCGGCGGCACCCACTGGCTCACGACGGCGGGCAACGTCATCCCCGGTGACATCGTGGAGCTTCGCATCGTGATCTGGGACGTGGGCGACACCGCCTACGACTCGACGGCGCTGCTCGATGGCTTCAAGTGGCTGTCGAACGCGACGCTGCCGGGAACCGGCTGA
- a CDS encoding DJ-1/PfpI family protein: MAKVVVVLQDGFEEIEAVTVIDVLRRADVNVVVARAASEPALGSHGIRIATDANLDGVSATDFDAVVLPGGMPGAANLRDDARVRVLLREAHDAGKLVAAICAGPIALEAAGVLEGKRATCYPGFELPSATQVEEPVVIDGNVITSRGVGSALSFALALVSRLAGPAKAADLAERMLVSA; encoded by the coding sequence ATGGCGAAGGTGGTCGTAGTGTTGCAGGACGGCTTCGAGGAGATCGAAGCCGTGACCGTGATCGACGTATTGCGCCGCGCCGACGTGAACGTGGTGGTCGCGCGCGCAGCGAGCGAGCCGGCGCTGGGCAGCCACGGGATCCGCATCGCAACGGACGCGAACCTCGACGGCGTCTCCGCCACGGATTTCGACGCTGTCGTGCTGCCCGGCGGCATGCCCGGCGCCGCCAACCTGCGAGACGACGCGCGCGTGCGCGTGCTCTTGCGGGAGGCCCACGACGCCGGCAAGCTGGTCGCCGCCATCTGCGCCGGCCCCATCGCCCTCGAGGCCGCGGGTGTGCTCGAAGGCAAGCGCGCCACCTGCTACCCGGGCTTCGAGCTGCCGAGCGCCACGCAGGTCGAAGAGCCCGTGGTGATCGACGGCAACGTGATCACCAGCCGCGGCGTCGGCAGCGCGCTCTCGTTCGCCCTCGCGTTGGTGTCGCGCCTCGCCGGCCCCGCCAAAGCCGCGGATCTCGCCGAGCGCATGCTGGTTTCCGCTTGA
- a CDS encoding DJ-1/PfpI family protein yields the protein MRTSARNVTLVLFDEVEALDFAAVLQVLTQAGRHWNWRPFKIDTVGAARGAIRSVSQLGIAVDHDRDGCPEGELLVIPGGYGARRAADDARWVDFARERGTRAELVLTLGWGALLAARAGLADGLEIAAPKEAAAAMAEAAPGARVLTDVRAHSADKLVSGQSGAASLDVGLLALSRVLGEKQALAVAQALGHEWSGSAPERFRIDILPP from the coding sequence ATGCGCACCAGCGCTCGAAACGTCACCCTGGTGCTGTTCGACGAGGTCGAGGCCCTCGACTTCGCCGCCGTGCTGCAGGTGCTCACGCAAGCCGGTCGACACTGGAACTGGCGCCCGTTCAAGATCGACACCGTGGGCGCGGCGCGCGGCGCCATCCGCAGCGTGAGCCAGCTCGGCATCGCCGTGGACCACGATCGCGATGGCTGTCCCGAAGGCGAGCTGCTCGTGATCCCGGGCGGCTACGGCGCACGCCGCGCCGCCGACGACGCGCGTTGGGTCGACTTCGCTCGGGAACGGGGCACCCGCGCGGAGCTGGTGCTCACCCTCGGCTGGGGCGCCCTGCTCGCCGCCCGCGCGGGCTTGGCGGACGGCTTGGAGATCGCGGCGCCGAAGGAAGCCGCCGCGGCCATGGCCGAAGCAGCCCCCGGTGCGCGGGTGCTCACCGACGTGCGCGCCCACTCCGCCGACAAGCTGGTGTCGGGTCAGAGCGGCGCCGCCAGCCTCGACGTCGGTCTGCTGGCGCTCTCCCGCGTGCTCGGCGAGAAGCAGGCCCTGGCCGTCGCCCAAGCCCTCGGTCACGAGTGGTCCGGCAGCGCACCGGAGCGTTTCCGCATCGACATCCTGCCCCCCTGA